The region GATTATTTCTGATGGTATTTCCTGGTACGCACTATTACGTAGAAAGCGCAACAGTTCCATCAGGCTTGATTTTCCAGACGCATTCGCGCCGATCAATACCTCAAGACTGCTAAGACCAACTCGGAAATCTTTGAATGGCCTATATCCAGCGATCCGCATGTCTTTTAGTCTGAACTTGTCAAAGTTGATCTGCGCCATATACATCACCACACTATGAGTTGCCCTTCATCTAAATTATACATAAAAGCGAGGGGAAGTGATGCCACCTTCGGTGGGAAGTGAGGCTCGCTGCGCGAGGAAGTGATGCGCCGAAAGATCGACGGCGGAAGTGATGCTCGCTGGCGCGAGGAAGTGATTCTGCTGACGCAGGAAGCCTCTCAAGTCAACCGTCAACGGTTCACCGTTCTCCGACAAGAGCATGGCCCCGTTCTTGGAAGAGCGAGAAGAGGAGAGAGGAAGAGAGAGAAAGAGAGGGCGAGACGCGAGCAGCGGGTCTAGGGTTTCGGGTCTAGGGTATCGCAAGAACGGGCGAAAATGGGACGGTACAGACGTGAGGAGATTCGTCAGTCCCGGTTTTTCGCAGAGATTTTATCGCTCCGACCTGGCCGACAGGTTCGTCAGATTCCGGACTGCTCCGACAGTTTTCACTGGGAGATGTTCAAGAAGACTTTTGCTTTTCCAGATATTCTGTATGTTCCGTTTCTTTCAATCAGCAATCCTAATGTAGTAAGTCTTTCGATTGTGGAATAGGAGGTCGTTCTTTTGATTGCATTGCTTTTCAATAGATCGAGTAGTTCTTCTTTATTTCCAGAGAAGTCCGATGCCACTTTCAGTGTTTTTCTTTGAATTTCTGTGAGTGCCAGACCTCCCATGTATTCTCTTACTATTTTCTTTACCGATTCGTTTGCATCGCTTATAGATATGAACTTCGCACCTGCATTATCGAAAACCACTTTCTGGGCTATCCAGAGTGCATCCCGCGGATTACCGTCAGCGAAATTAACGATCGGTTCCAGCGATTCCGGTCTGAACCATGAGGTGAGGTTGCCAAGACGCTTAAGCAGCAACTCCCTTATATCCGAATCCGTTAGCTCACTCAGGAATACTACATCTTTTATCACATTCTCAAGATTGCCCGATTCGTTCCATTTCATCCTGTCCTGCCTGTAGTCCCTGTAAATACCGTAGGGCAACGAAAACAGTACCATCAGTTTATCCTGTTGTAGTTCAAGCTTCAAAGAATCGAGAACATTAATAACATCCTGCTTGCTTTCTTTATCGAGTTCATCTATTACCAGTAGAACCTTGCCGTAGTTCATGACCAGTATCTCGAGCAGAGTTCGCAGTTTTTTATGAGCGGCAAAAACGTTGAATCTCGGCATTTTTTGCTTCTCAATGCTGCCTCCGCCGCTTCCGAAGAGAGAGAATCCCAACGATGCGCCCTTTATAATCGAGACTTGCTCGACGATCCATTCTTCGGTTTCTTTCGCGATTCCGCTTACTTTACCGGTAGAGTCCTTTTTGAGGACGTTGGACAGGCTGAAAAGCAGGTCGTAAAGAATCGTTTCCCGATTATCCCTGTGGATCAACGAAACACTCAGCTTCTTTATATCTCCGGAATCAAGAACGTTCAGCACGGTAGTCTTTCCTATTCCAGTTTCTCCAGAAATGCCAAATATGCCGAATGGCTGGTATTTTATGAGAACCTCGAGAGATCGAATTTCTTTACGACGGTTGATAAGGCTGTGATGGTCTTCACTTTGAAGAGGCCTATCTACCAATGCCTGTACTATCTTCCCTATGTCCAAGAACAACAACTCCAAAGCGATTATATCACTCCGACCTGGCCGAAAGGTCCGTCAGATTCCGGACTGCTCCGACAAAAGCGAGAAGAACCGTACTTCGAAAGAACAGTTCTTCGTTCCGACGCTGCGCGTTCGGGTTCATGGTCGTCAGTTCCGAGTTCCAAGATGCAAGTTGTGAGTTATAAGAGCAAAAGCCAATAAACTCTATAAGTTTCTTGAAATGCTCTTCTCGGTGGACGGCGGACCGTTGACCGACAACGCTGTCTTCGTCAGCGCTCAGCGGGTCCTTGTTCTTAAGCGTACAGCGGCTCTTCCAGCGTTCAGCGGCTCTCAGGGCGATATCCCGTGCAGGATCATCACGGGATGACCCTGAACAGGTGCATTTCAGGGCAGGCTCCTGAACAGGGTCTTTTCAGGGCAGGCTATGCGGAATGACGGTCTTTCTTACTTCAGGTCATCCTGGCACGCTTCTGGCCAGGATCTCGATCTTTGGAGCGTTTTCAAGACCAGATCCCGTGCAAATACATCACGGGAAGACAGAATATGTGGATTAGTGGACAAGCTAATCAGGGCAGGCTATGCAGAATGACGGTCTTTCTTACTTCAGGTCATCCTGGCACGCTTCTGGCCAGGATCTCGATCTTTGGAGCGTTTTCAAGACCAGATCCCGTGCAAATACATCACGGGAAGACAGAATATGTGGATTAGTGGACAAGCTAATCAGGGCAGGCTATGCGGAATGACGGTCTTTCTTACTTCAGGTCATCCTGGCACGCTTCTGGCCAGGATCTCGATCTTTGGAGCGTTTTCAAGACCAGATCCCGTGCAAAAGCATCACGGGATGACTAAGTGAGTGGATTTAAGGGAGTGTTCTACGGGATGACAGAATATGTGGATTAGTGGACAAGCTAATCAGGGCAGGCTCCGAGGATCACTGGTTCGAAAAGAGGTCAGACCCAAGGATCCGGTTTTCCGCTATTTCGCTCACTGCGGTCAGCAAAAACCGACTCTTCTAGGCTACGACTGTGCTCAGTAGTCTGTAGTAGCCAAATACTTCTTATTTAGGCTGTGTTTCTGGCCTACTTAGCTTATAGTTTGGGAAGACCTCATTCCATGTTTCCACTGTCAGAACAAGCACGTCATCAATGTACTTGATTTCCCACGGGACTTCCGTTTCTTTGTTCAATCTCTGTCTTAGACGATCCTGAAAGCCTAAAATGAGAGCAGAATCAAAGCTTTTATCATATTCCTCCATTCCGAGAATGACTATATACAGCAATCTTCCACGGATTTGGTTCATAAGATGAAGATAGGTGTAGGAATCTCTTCCTTTTGGGACCAACCTGTCGTTTATAAGTGTGTTTTGCTGAATCTGTCTGAGAAATTCCTGTCTCTCTTCGGGCGTTGCTCCTCTCTGGGATGGGTCTTTAACCTCGATGAGAATCGTCCTTGTTTCTTCGTAAACTACGAAATCAACGAATGACATACCGACAGGCAGAGATCGCCCCTGCCGATCCAATTTTTCCACTTGAATTGCTCCGAAAACCAGTTCAAAACCGCCTTCAAGGAATCGAGTCAACATGAGCATCCATTGTCTTCATAATCTGTTCGTGATACATCTTCTCATATGTAGCCAATATTGAATTGGAACCCAATTTGTCGTAACTATCTTCACTCTCGCAAACTATCTCTTTAGTCTCTTTTCTCTTCAAGGAATGGTATCTGATCCTGTCTTCCTCTTCGGCTTGAAGATCGAACTGTTTCAGTACTACATAGTCATGCGTAGCAAGAAATATTTGAACTCCTAGTCTTTGGAGTCTCAGCAAACTTCCCACAACTGAAGCTATCATTTCTGGATTCAAGTTGCTCTCTGGTTCATCCCAGAAGAGGATGGAGCCTTCGAGCAAAGTACCGTTCTGAATTAAGAGCCACAGAAGCGCTAACTTTCTCAAGCCTTCAGCAAGCAGAGAGAACTCTAGGTTTCCTTGGGTGTTCTTCAGGAAGAACTCCTCGTCCTTCACCGTCACTCTTCCATCCATACAGTCCTGAAGCAAAGTCAGAATCTGTTGTCGATCTTGATCGACGCGCCCTCGCAAAATAGGCTTGTAAGCTCTGTCGATAATATCAGGATAGATTTCTTCGAAATGAATCTCTCTACTGTTATACAGCGATCTAAAACCGGGTGCGTGCGCAAGCATCTCTTTCACCGGGATGTATGCGCATTCAATGGGCGTCTTTAACCACTTTTCCTGCCCCTTCACATTAGCCGACGAAGCGATTTTGACGTGGTTAGAAAAGGAAAGCTCAATCTTGTTCTCTTTCATGTTTTCCAGAACAATTGATGCGCGACTACTTCTCTGCTGCCTTCTCACTAGCCTGCCAAGTTTCATCCCATAAGGCAAAAAAACTCTCAGAAGTTTGTTTGCAAAATCCTCTTTGGTTCGAGTAATGTCGCAAGCCGCATAAATGCACTTCAAGATATGCGTTTTGCCTGTTGCATTGGATCCAATGAAGATGTTAATTCCAGGCGAGCATTCCAGATCAAGTTTTCGAAATGCCGTGAAATTGGTGAGTGTGAGTCTTTTTATGGCACCTTCCAAATAGCTCACCCCCTAGTGGGCAACTGATTGTATTATAGCAGAAAGCCTAACTACAAACGGCGGCGAAGGGCGTCGGCGATCAGTTCATGACGTGATGCTGCTGCGCGAGGAAGTGATGCTGGAATAAAACATCAGACGCAGGGCTGGGCAAGAACGGCCCAGGTCGCAATGCCCGGAGAAGCATCCGGGGACGCAAGGCTGGCAAGGATCACGCCAGGTCGCAATGCCCGCTTCGCGGGGAAGGAAAACTAGCCAGTCAGGCTCCGCCTGGCCAGTCTTTGCTTCGCAAAGGCCAGTCTCGCCTTCGGCGAGGCCAGTTCCGGCTGCGCCGGGCAAAAGAGCCGCTGGGGGCTGGACGCTGGGTAGAGCATGGACCCGCTGGGAAGAGCAAAGAGCCGCTTGTAGGGGCGAACGGCTGTTCGCCCGAAACGGCTCGTCAGTCCCGGTTTTTCGCAGAGATTTTATCACTCCGACCTGGCCGACAAGTTCGTCAGATTCCGGACTGCTCCGACAAAAGCGAGAAGAACCGTACTTCGAAAGAACAGTTCTTCGTTCCGACGCTGCGCGTCCGGGTTCATGGGCGGCAGTTGCAAGTTCCATGATGCAAGTTGCAGAAACGGTTATCCGTTATCGGTCCACCGTCCTCCGACAAGAATGAAAAGAGTTGAGGAGTCGTGTCTACAGTTGCTTCTCACAGCGTAGAGCGGGTTTTCTGCTCTTAAGCGTTCAGCGGCTCTCAGGGCGAGATTTCGTGCAGGTACCCTGAATAGGAGCATTTCAGGGCAGGCTCTACGGGATGACACCGCTTCAAGTCATCCTCGTGGTTCAGGCCAGGATCTCGATCTTTGGAGCGTTTTAAGACCAGATCCCGATCAGTTGCATATCGGGATGACAGTCTTTTCTTGCTTTCCGTCATTCTGACACGCTTCTGGTCAGAATCTTGATCTTTGGAGCGTTTTCAAGACCAGATCCCGTGCAGGTGCATCACGGGATGACTAAGTGAGTGGATTTAAGGTAAGGTTCTACGGGGATGAAAGCCTTTTCTCACTTTCCGTCATTCTCGTGCTTCTGGTCAGAATCTCGATCTTTGAAACAGTTGCAAGTGATTAGATGCAAGTTGAATAACAAAGGTTATCCGTTATAGGTTCACCGTTCGCCGAGGATACTCGGTTCTTCGTTCCAGAGCGAGTATCTGTTCTTCGTTCTTGGGCAATCGACGACGAGGCGGATCAGAGGTAAGGG is a window of Mesotoga sp. Brook.08.105.5.1 DNA encoding:
- a CDS encoding P-loop NTPase fold protein — translated: MDIGKIVQALVDRPLQSEDHHSLINRRKEIRSLEVLIKYQPFGIFGISGETGIGKTTVLNVLDSGDIKKLSVSLIHRDNRETILYDLLFSLSNVLKKDSTGKVSGIAKETEEWIVEQVSIIKGASLGFSLFGSGGGSIEKQKMPRFNVFAAHKKLRTLLEILVMNYGKVLLVIDELDKESKQDVINVLDSLKLELQQDKLMVLFSLPYGIYRDYRQDRMKWNESGNLENVIKDVVFLSELTDSDIRELLLKRLGNLTSWFRPESLEPIVNFADGNPRDALWIAQKVVFDNAGAKFISISDANESVKKIVREYMGGLALTEIQRKTLKVASDFSGNKEELLDLLKSNAIKRTTSYSTIERLTTLGLLIERNGTYRISGKAKVFLNISQ
- a CDS encoding AAA family ATPase, giving the protein MEGAIKRLTLTNFTAFRKLDLECSPGINIFIGSNATGKTHILKCIYAACDITRTKEDFANKLLRVFLPYGMKLGRLVRRQQRSSRASIVLENMKENKIELSFSNHVKIASSANVKGQEKWLKTPIECAYIPVKEMLAHAPGFRSLYNSREIHFEEIYPDIIDRAYKPILRGRVDQDRQQILTLLQDCMDGRVTVKDEEFFLKNTQGNLEFSLLAEGLRKLALLWLLIQNGTLLEGSILFWDEPESNLNPEMIASVVGSLLRLQRLGVQIFLATHDYVVLKQFDLQAEEEDRIRYHSLKRKETKEIVCESEDSYDKLGSNSILATYEKMYHEQIMKTMDAHVDSIP